A genomic window from Centroberyx gerrardi isolate f3 chromosome 14, fCenGer3.hap1.cur.20231027, whole genome shotgun sequence includes:
- the gabrd gene encoding gamma-aminobutyric acid receptor subunit delta: protein MAIEVASIDHISEANMEYTMTVFLRQSWRDDRLSYNHTNKTLGLDSRFVDKLWLPDTFIVNAKSAWFHDVTVENKLIRLQPDGVILYSSRITSTVACDMDLTKYPMDEQECMLDLESYGYSSEDIVYHWSESQRHIHGLDKLELSQFTITDYRFVTEMMNFKSAGRFPRLSLRFQLRRNRGVYIIQSYMPSILLVAMSWVSFWISQSAVPARVSLGITTVLTMTTLMVSARSSLPRASAIKALDVYFWICYVFVFAALIEYAFAHYNADYRLKEKAKVKANKLSSESIVKNGKQAMVLFSLSVTGMNQGVMISNRHGRAQRSGGETPCEGGAEEAEPRRRRSRQTEESEEERKCCAKCVCKPIDADTIDIYARAVFPFTFAVVNVIYWVAYTM, encoded by the exons ATGGCTATTGAAGTGGCCAGCATCGACCACATCTCAGAGGCCAACATG GAGTACACCATGACTGTGTTCCTGCGGCAGAGCTGGCGTGACGACCGCCTGTCCTACAACCACACCAACAAGACGCTGGGGCTGGACAGCCGCTTCGTGGACAAGCTCTGGCTGCCCGACACCTTCATCGTCAACGCCAAGTCCGCTTGGTTCCACGACGTCACCGTGGAGAACAAGCTGATCCGCCTGCAGCCCGACGGCGTCATCCTCTACAGCAGCCG AATCACTTCGACGGTGGCGTGTGATATGGACCTGACCAAGTATCCCATGGATGAACAGGAGTGCATGCTGGACCTGGAGAGCT ACGGCTACTCCTCTGAGGACATTGTGTATCACTGgtcagagagtcagagacaCATCCACGGCCTGGACAAACTGGAGCTCTCCCAGTTCACCATCACAGACTATCGATTTGTCACCGAGATGATGAACTTCAAATCCg CGGGACGTTTTCCGAGGCTCAGCCTTCGCTTCCAGCTGAGACGTAATCGAGGCGTCTACATCATCCAGTCATACATGCCTTCTATACTGCTGGTTGCCATGTCCTGGGTGTCCTTTTGGATCAGCCAATCGGCAGTCCCCGCTCGGGTATCCTTAG GGATCACCACTGTCCTCACCATGACCACCCTGATGGTGAGCGCCCGCTCCTCCCTGCCGCGAGCGTCGGCCATCAAGGCGTTGGACGTCTACTTCTGGATCTGTTACGTGTTTGTGTTCGCGGCGCTCATCGAGTACGCCTTCGCTCACTACAATGCTGACTATCGACTCAAAGAGAAGGCCAAGGTCAAAGCCAATAAGCTGAGCTCAGAG tccatAGTGAAGAACGGCAAGCAGGCCATGGTGCTGTTTTCCCTCTCGGTCACCGGCATGAACCAGGGAGTGATGATCTCCAACCGCCACGGGCGGGCCCAGCGCTCCGGAGGTGAAACCCCCTGCGAGGGAGGCGCCGAGGAGGCCGagcccaggaggaggaggtctcGGCAGacggaggagagcgaggaggagaggaaatgctgcgccaagtgtgtgtgcaagccCATCGACGCCGACACCATCGACATCTATGCCCGGGCCGTGTTTCCCTTCACTTTCGCCGTGGTGAACGTCATCTACTGGGTAGCGTACACCATGTGA